The Sporomusa termitida genome has a window encoding:
- a CDS encoding glycosyltransferase family 2 protein has product MEIDRNQQSSITISLCMIVKNEEQTIGRCLSSVQSLVDEIIIVDTGSTDKTKEIASKFTDKIYEFEWINDFAAARNYAFRRATLEYILWLDADDIVLPADREALHSVKSTLNPDIDVISMPYNLAFNEHGRVATQIRRNRIIKRQKNFQWLGAVHEYLEVWGNRLSIDAAVTHLPLSHDDGRNLYIYEQRQLKGEQFSPRDLYYFANELKDHQLYYRAIEHYQKFLDTKQGWIEDNIGACSKLADCFSNLNDVENHLKYIYMSFQYAAPRADFCCRLGHYHLHSNQMEQAIFWYKLATELETPGESWGLLNLQCQTWLPHIQLCVCYSRIGQYHLAYEHNEMAATYIPSDTRIELNRNYLRSMMDI; this is encoded by the coding sequence ATGGAGATTGATAGAAACCAACAATCATCAATAACTATTAGTCTGTGCATGATTGTCAAAAATGAAGAGCAGACAATTGGGCGCTGCTTGAGTTCAGTACAAAGCCTTGTCGATGAAATCATAATAGTAGATACCGGTTCTACCGATAAAACTAAAGAAATCGCAAGTAAGTTTACAGACAAGATTTACGAATTTGAGTGGATTAATGATTTTGCTGCAGCCCGTAACTACGCCTTCAGACGGGCAACACTGGAATATATTTTATGGTTAGACGCTGATGATATCGTCTTGCCGGCAGACCGTGAAGCCTTACATAGTGTAAAAAGTACACTAAATCCCGACATTGATGTTATTAGTATGCCATATAATCTGGCTTTTAACGAGCACGGAAGGGTAGCCACTCAGATTCGGCGAAATCGCATTATTAAACGGCAAAAAAATTTTCAATGGCTTGGAGCAGTTCACGAATATCTGGAGGTATGGGGAAACAGACTTAGTATTGATGCAGCCGTTACCCATTTACCACTAAGTCATGATGACGGCAGAAATTTGTACATATATGAGCAGCGTCAGTTAAAAGGAGAACAATTTTCACCTCGTGATTTATATTATTTCGCTAATGAATTAAAGGATCACCAACTATATTATCGCGCAATTGAGCATTACCAAAAATTTCTCGATACTAAACAAGGATGGATTGAGGATAATATTGGTGCCTGTAGTAAATTGGCTGATTGTTTCTCTAATCTTAATGATGTTGAAAATCATCTCAAATATATATACATGTCTTTTCAATATGCTGCACCAAGGGCGGATTTCTGTTGCCGGCTTGGCCATTACCACCTTCATAGCAACCAAATGGAGCAAGCTATATTCTGGTATAAGCTAGCTACAGAATTAGAAACTCCTGGTGAATCATGGGGATTACTTAATCTACAATGTCAAACTTGGCTGCCTCATATTCAATTATGCGTATGCTACTCACGTATTGGACAATATCATCTTGCATATGAACATAATGAAATGGCTGCAACATACATTCCGTCAGATACCAGAATTGAATTGAACCGCAATTACTTACGGAGTATGATGGATATTTAA
- a CDS encoding exosporium glycoprotein BclB-related protein has protein sequence MDKLKNMYTGTSEELKRTNMSHSSRHNHYHYDDPCAPACGVCHPKPPYGPTGCTGSTGFTGFTGATGPTGATGATGATGAGVTGATGATGDPGVTGATGATGATGAGTTGATGATGDPGVTGATGATGATGAGTTGATGATGATGADGALGATGATGATGAGTTGATGVTGADGALGATGATGATGAGTTGATGATGATGADGALGATGATGATGAGTTGATGATGATGADGALGATGATGATGAGTTGATGATGATGADGALGATGATGATGAGTTGATGATGATGADGALGATGATGATGAGTTGATGATGATGADGALGATGVTGATGAGTTGATGATGATGADGALGATGATGATGADGALGATGATGATGAGTTGATGATGATGADGALGATGATGATGADGALGATGATGATGADGALGATGATGATGADGALGATGATGATGAGTTGATGATGADGAGAIIPFASGTPTVLTTIAGGLVGTSSLVGFGASATGVSILGGTVDLTGGPGILLNMAFSVPRDGTITSIAAFYSVTAGLSLVGSTVTITAQLYSSATPNNTFTAIPGAVVTLAPPLTGLVTLGAISNGVTTGLAIPVTAETRLILIFSATATGLTLLNTVAGYASAGLEIV, from the coding sequence ATGGATAAATTAAAAAACATGTACACAGGTACATCCGAAGAATTAAAGAGAACTAATATGAGCCATAGCTCTCGGCATAATCACTATCATTATGATGATCCTTGTGCTCCTGCATGTGGGGTTTGTCATCCGAAACCACCTTATGGGCCTACTGGATGTACCGGATCAACCGGATTCACTGGATTTACCGGAGCCACGGGACCTACAGGGGCAACCGGAGCTACAGGGGCAACTGGGGCAGGAGTCACGGGAGCCACAGGGGCTACAGGTGATCCCGGTGTAACGGGCGCAACCGGAGCTACAGGGGCAACGGGTGCAGGAACCACGGGCGCAACCGGAGCCACAGGTGATCCCGGTGTAACCGGAGCCACCGGTGCCACAGGTGCAACGGGCGCTGGTACAACCGGAGCCACGGGAGCCACTGGAGCCACCGGAGCTGACGGTGCTCTTGGAGCCACGGGAGCCACAGGTGCAACGGGTGCTGGTACTACCGGAGCCACGGGTGTAACCGGCGCTGACGGTGCTCTTGGAGCCACGGGAGCCACAGGTGCAACGGGCGCTGGTACAACCGGAGCCACGGGCGCCACAGGGGCCACCGGAGCTGACGGTGCTCTTGGAGCCACCGGTGCCACAGGTGCAACGGGCGCTGGTACAACCGGAGCCACAGGCGCCACTGGAGCCACCGGAGCTGACGGTGCTCTTGGAGCCACGGGAGCCACAGGAGCCACCGGCGCTGGTACAACCGGAGCCACGGGCGCCACAGGGGCCACCGGAGCTGACGGTGCTCTTGGAGCCACCGGGGCCACAGGGGCAACGGGCGCTGGTACAACCGGAGCCACAGGCGCCACTGGAGCCACCGGAGCTGACGGTGCTCTTGGAGCCACGGGAGCCACAGGTGCAACGGGCGCTGGTACAACCGGAGCCACGGGAGCCACTGGAGCCACCGGAGCTGACGGTGCTCTTGGAGCCACCGGTGTCACAGGTGCAACGGGCGCTGGTACAACCGGAGCCACAGGAGCCACAGGGGCAACGGGGGCTGACGGCGCTCTTGGAGCCACAGGCGCCACTGGAGCCACCGGAGCTGACGGTGCTCTTGGAGCCACGGGAGCCACAGGTGCAACGGGCGCTGGTACAACCGGAGCCACAGGCGCCACTGGAGCCACCGGAGCTGACGGTGCTCTTGGAGCCACCGGGGCCACAGGGGCAACGGGGGCTGACGGCGCTCTTGGAGCCACAGGCGCTACCGGAGCCACCGGAGCTGACGGTGCTCTTGGAGCCACCGGGGCCACAGGGGCAACGGGCGCTGACGGCGCTCTTGGAGCTACCGGGGCCACAGGGGCAACGGGCGCTGGTACTACCGGAGCTACCGGAGCCACCGGAGCTGACGGTGCTGGCGCAATAATTCCATTTGCCTCAGGTACTCCGACAGTATTGACAACTATCGCTGGCGGATTAGTCGGTACTTCAAGTCTTGTTGGCTTTGGGGCTTCAGCTACAGGGGTATCGATACTTGGTGGAACCGTTGATCTTACCGGTGGTCCTGGTATCCTGCTCAACATGGCGTTTTCTGTTCCACGTGATGGAACAATTACGTCGATAGCTGCCTTCTATAGTGTTACAGCTGGATTATCGCTGGTGGGTTCTACGGTAACGATTACTGCTCAATTGTATAGTTCAGCAACACCTAACAACACCTTTACTGCTATTCCAGGTGCTGTTGTAACATTGGCACCACCGCTTACAGGCTTAGTGACACTTGGTGCTATTAGTAATGGCGTCACTACTGGTTTGGCAATACCAGTAACTGCAGAAACCCGTTTAATTTTGATATTTTCGGCAACAGCAACGGGACTTACTCTTCTTAACACTGTCGCTGGTTATGCAAGTGCCGGGCTTGAAATCGTTTAA
- a CDS encoding tetratricopeptide repeat-containing glycosyltransferase family 2 protein — protein sequence MKECGRTPHKPITVSLCMIVKNEEQTIERCLLSVKDIVDEIIIVDTGSNDKTKEIVGRFIDKIYDFTWINDFAAARNYAFSQATQEYILWLDADDVFLPVDQELFLRIKSTLNHDIDVVSMLYNLGFDQYGKVTFQRRRNRLVKREKNYPWIGAVHEYLEVNGNILNSTIAVTHQPLSHDSGRNLKIYEERLQKGEQFSPRDLYYFANELLDHRLFNRAIEYYQRFLATKQGWVEDNISACSKLADCFHNLNDVENQLKYIYMSFRYGVPRAEFCCRLGYYHLNNNQMDEAIFWYKLATKSEKPSDSWGMVNYQCQTWLPHLQLCVCYSRIGQIELAYEHNEIAGTFIPEDTRIYHNRSYLKKLLETSTNQ from the coding sequence ATGAAAGAATGTGGACGAACTCCGCATAAACCAATAACTGTTAGTCTGTGCATGATTGTAAAAAATGAAGAACAAACAATAGAACGATGCTTACTCTCAGTCAAAGATATTGTCGATGAGATTATAATAGTCGATACCGGTTCAAATGACAAAACCAAGGAAATAGTTGGCCGGTTTATAGATAAAATATATGATTTTACCTGGATAAATGATTTTGCTGCCGCCCGTAACTATGCTTTTAGCCAGGCAACACAAGAGTACATTTTATGGCTGGATGCCGATGATGTTTTTCTTCCAGTGGACCAGGAGCTTTTTTTGAGAATAAAATCAACTCTCAATCATGACATAGACGTTGTCAGTATGCTGTATAATTTAGGATTTGATCAATACGGAAAGGTTACTTTTCAACGTCGAAGAAACCGACTTGTTAAGAGAGAAAAAAATTACCCCTGGATTGGAGCTGTGCATGAATATTTGGAGGTAAATGGAAATATTTTGAATTCAACAATAGCTGTTACACATCAGCCATTAAGTCATGATTCTGGCAGAAATCTTAAAATTTATGAAGAAAGACTGCAAAAGGGAGAGCAGTTTTCACCACGAGATTTATATTATTTTGCCAATGAACTACTTGATCATAGACTGTTTAACCGGGCAATTGAGTATTACCAGCGATTTTTAGCAACTAAACAAGGGTGGGTTGAGGATAATATCAGCGCCTGTAGCAAATTAGCAGATTGCTTTCATAATCTAAATGATGTTGAGAATCAACTTAAATATATATATATGTCTTTTCGATACGGTGTTCCCAGGGCTGAATTTTGTTGTCGACTTGGTTATTATCATCTTAATAACAACCAAATGGATGAGGCCATATTTTGGTATAAGCTTGCTACTAAATCAGAAAAGCCTTCTGATTCGTGGGGAATGGTAAATTATCAATGCCAAACTTGGCTACCCCATCTCCAACTGTGTGTGTGTTACTCTCGTATCGGACAAATAGAACTTGCCTATGAGCATAACGAAATTGCAGGTACCTTTATTCCTGAAGATACCCGAATTTACCACAATCGATCGTACCTAAAAAAATTGCTCGAAACCTCTACCAATCAATAA
- the gmd gene encoding GDP-mannose 4,6-dehydratase, whose product MKSALITGITGQDGAYLAKLLLDKGYKVYGLIARRATSTTWRLQFLGIENEVELINGDLTDLPSIVRAITKAKPAEVYNLGAQSFVGTSWQQTVTTVQSTGVGVLHVLEAIRLTDLSIRFYQASSSEMFGLIQEPMQSESTPFYPRSPYGVSKLFGHWMTVNYRESFNLFACSGILFNHESPVRGIEFVTRKVTDAVARIKLGKQQELKLGNIDAKRDWGFAGDYVQAMWLMLQQDKADDYVVATGRTTTVRDMCKRAFEYVNLKYEDYVVIDPAFYRPAEVDILLGNPDKAKKVLGWEAKTSLNTLIEMMVEADLTRVKAEI is encoded by the coding sequence ATGAAATCAGCATTAATTACGGGCATTACCGGTCAAGATGGAGCATACTTGGCCAAATTGCTTTTGGATAAGGGCTATAAGGTTTATGGTTTAATTGCACGTAGAGCCACTTCAACTACCTGGCGCCTACAATTTCTAGGTATTGAAAATGAGGTTGAACTTATTAACGGTGATTTAACTGATTTGCCATCAATCGTTAGAGCAATCACTAAAGCTAAGCCCGCAGAAGTATATAATCTAGGCGCACAAAGTTTTGTAGGCACATCTTGGCAACAAACAGTCACAACTGTGCAATCTACCGGTGTCGGCGTTTTACATGTTTTAGAAGCAATACGGCTAACAGATTTGTCTATACGGTTTTACCAGGCTTCCAGCAGTGAAATGTTTGGATTAATTCAAGAGCCAATGCAGTCTGAGTCAACACCTTTTTATCCCCGCAGCCCGTATGGGGTATCTAAATTATTTGGGCACTGGATGACAGTAAACTACCGCGAAAGTTTTAATCTGTTTGCCTGCAGCGGCATCCTGTTCAACCATGAGTCGCCGGTACGTGGTATCGAATTTGTGACCAGAAAAGTTACAGATGCCGTTGCAAGAATAAAGTTAGGAAAACAGCAGGAATTAAAATTAGGTAATATTGATGCAAAACGGGATTGGGGCTTTGCCGGAGATTATGTCCAAGCTATGTGGCTAATGCTACAGCAAGATAAGGCTGATGATTACGTTGTCGCTACAGGACGCACAACTACGGTACGTGATATGTGTAAAAGAGCCTTTGAATATGTAAATCTCAAGTATGAAGATTACGTTGTTATTGATCCAGCATTTTATCGCCCTGCGGAAGTGGATATCTTACTGGGTAATCCGGATAAAGCAAAAAAGGTACTGGGTTGGGAGGCAAAAACCAGCCTAAATACATTAATTGAAATGATGGTCGAGGCAGATCTTACCCGCGTAAAAGCTGAAATATAA
- a CDS encoding DUF3794 domain-containing protein encodes MSRHYHKRSTQLTINDILTIPEDKPDIEFLLRVTATPVINKGAGAEKTINFSGHILICIEYVAGIPDDTQPIHFVSFELPFEEMLRHRHMRPEMNAQLKGLVEIPEFQRISPRNIKILINFKVYSLRLARANKPLPPHLCKPYTNLCNQ; translated from the coding sequence ATGAGTCGGCATTATCATAAAAGAAGCACTCAGCTTACTATAAACGATATCCTGACAATACCTGAAGATAAACCTGATATTGAATTTCTGTTACGAGTGACGGCAACACCTGTAATTAATAAAGGAGCAGGCGCAGAGAAAACAATAAATTTTTCCGGTCATATACTTATTTGTATTGAGTACGTAGCTGGTATTCCTGATGATACGCAGCCTATACATTTTGTTTCATTTGAATTACCCTTTGAAGAAATGCTTAGGCACCGCCATATGCGCCCAGAAATGAATGCCCAGCTAAAAGGTTTAGTTGAAATTCCGGAATTTCAACGTATCAGCCCGAGAAACATAAAAATACTTATCAATTTTAAGGTTTATTCCTTAAGACTCGCACGAGCCAATAAACCTTTACCACCTCATTTATGCAAGCCCTATACAAATTTGTGTAATCAATAA
- a CDS encoding DUF3794 domain-containing protein — protein sequence MDNTLINVTGICDVCKIELHDDDSWTEITVPGNLILPKEKPDIEQLISSKTIVRIIRQKVIVTPSTERAPNFEGKLLTGRKLIVEGEICQSITYTADLCNQPVHSARFIIPFSAYIVTPKCVRIIDKVTCCERTLDSLFINYQINPCVENVFIQEISKRRIRQNVLLFLHAIPVTTSGR from the coding sequence ATGGATAATACGTTAATCAACGTCACCGGAATTTGTGATGTATGTAAGATTGAATTACATGATGATGATAGTTGGACTGAAATAACAGTTCCAGGGAATTTAATTCTCCCTAAAGAAAAACCAGATATTGAACAGCTCATTTCATCTAAAACCATAGTGAGAATCATTAGACAAAAGGTGATTGTAACCCCTAGTACAGAAAGAGCGCCAAACTTTGAAGGCAAACTATTAACAGGCCGTAAACTCATTGTCGAGGGAGAAATTTGCCAAAGCATAACCTATACGGCAGATCTCTGTAACCAACCAGTCCACTCTGCTCGCTTTATTATTCCGTTTTCCGCTTACATCGTAACTCCAAAATGCGTAAGGATAATAGATAAAGTTACTTGTTGTGAAAGAACACTTGATTCATTATTTATCAACTATCAAATTAATCCCTGTGTAGAAAATGTATTCATTCAGGAAATTAGTAAAAGGCGGATAAGACAAAATGTATTACTATTTCTGCATGCCATACCTGTCACAACCAGTGGTCGTTAG
- a CDS encoding DUF3794 domain-containing protein has product MNNYCDCKEGEESTVAVDGNVTKKFEKSLACGCEKNDHMLIINGVCSKDELQCFLDCGNIRRWTQVFIPEVLCIPCPKPDIEQLISISALVEILSQRVIRTPGEYGLPLTNEECTDITGRKLIIEGVLRQKIIYAAAVKEQSVHSVHFDVPFSAFIVLSPCDPLTRKFEIDVCIEDIFVTDIAPRKIFKNVSFVIRALPIMCPEICI; this is encoded by the coding sequence ATGAATAATTACTGCGACTGCAAAGAAGGCGAAGAAAGCACTGTCGCTGTTGATGGCAATGTGACCAAAAAATTCGAGAAATCGCTTGCCTGTGGATGTGAAAAAAATGACCACATGCTTATCATTAATGGTGTCTGTTCCAAAGATGAGTTGCAGTGCTTTTTAGATTGCGGAAATATCAGAAGATGGACGCAGGTATTTATACCGGAAGTTTTGTGCATACCCTGCCCCAAACCTGATATTGAACAGTTAATAAGTATTTCGGCGTTAGTAGAAATTTTATCTCAGCGAGTAATACGCACACCAGGAGAATATGGTCTCCCTCTAACAAACGAAGAATGCACTGATATCACAGGTAGAAAACTAATAATTGAAGGTGTCCTGCGACAAAAAATTATATATGCTGCTGCAGTAAAAGAACAAAGTGTTCATTCCGTACATTTCGATGTGCCTTTCTCGGCATTTATTGTGTTATCCCCATGTGATCCACTGACTAGAAAATTCGAAATAGATGTTTGTATTGAAGATATCTTTGTCACTGATATTGCACCAAGAAAAATATTTAAAAATGTTTCTTTTGTGATTAGGGCATTGCCTATTATGTGCCCAGAGATTTGCATTTAG
- a CDS encoding DUF3794 domain-containing protein: MKACRCIGQNVVEIIGLCDFDQFAIGLNKCDLGQWTQISIPEVLQLPCSKPDIATIDTILIDVQIKLAKVIRTPAGECGYPIVNSEGLRLTGKKLAIEGVLQQKIVYTAALCDQPVHFVHFEIPFSAFIVLACDTCMDQKFFIETCVEDVFAIDFNCREIFKNVTLFIQAIPIESCRRNIY; encoded by the coding sequence ATGAAAGCATGTCGTTGCATTGGGCAAAACGTTGTTGAGATAATAGGGTTATGCGATTTTGATCAATTTGCGATCGGCTTAAATAAGTGTGATTTAGGCCAATGGACACAAATATCAATCCCAGAAGTACTTCAGCTGCCTTGTTCCAAACCGGATATCGCAACAATTGATACAATTTTAATTGATGTGCAGATCAAGTTGGCAAAAGTTATAAGGACACCGGCAGGTGAATGCGGCTACCCTATTGTAAACAGTGAGGGTCTCAGACTAACAGGGAAGAAATTGGCAATTGAAGGTGTGTTACAGCAGAAGATAGTCTACACAGCAGCACTGTGTGACCAACCTGTTCATTTTGTTCATTTTGAGATACCGTTCTCGGCTTTTATTGTATTAGCATGCGATACATGTATGGATCAGAAATTTTTTATAGAAACTTGTGTTGAAGATGTTTTTGCAATTGATTTTAATTGCAGAGAGATATTTAAGAATGTAACATTATTTATACAAGCTATTCCCATTGAGTCATGCAGACGTAATATTTACTAA
- a CDS encoding DUF3794 domain-containing protein, whose translation MGHTATQISVNGNLTIPQHKPDIKSILRVTTTPIIDTTVTMQKKVIFIGHVRICVEYVACAQDGTQPIYFIAFKIPFNGLFCHRYARANLKACLKTKILFQHYDIIDPRTIRKIITLKLCLHKFIRIKKYTPKHCSYLGNIDEHICSSKPQFCCNEPLYSACKEESPHHSTCEDEAYPPDYKAKTHYLGCKNESVYPACKAESAYHSTCEDEAYPPDYKAKTHYLGYKNESVYPACKEEPSYHPACEDEAYPPDCKDKTHYLGCKNEALYPAYKEGPPHHPIGKNKLYHSGFKNKHKNCSKDNEVIKYGEFYLPQSIRLVNTRKSAAP comes from the coding sequence ATGGGGCACACAGCTACTCAAATTTCCGTAAATGGTAATCTTACCATTCCCCAACATAAACCTGATATTAAATCTATACTCCGTGTGACAACAACGCCAATAATTGATACGACTGTAACAATGCAAAAAAAAGTAATTTTTATAGGTCATGTACGTATTTGTGTGGAGTATGTGGCATGTGCTCAAGATGGTACACAGCCTATTTACTTTATTGCTTTTAAAATACCTTTTAATGGTTTGTTCTGTCACCGCTATGCCCGTGCTAATTTGAAGGCTTGCCTGAAAACAAAAATTTTATTTCAGCATTATGACATTATTGATCCAAGAACAATAAGAAAAATAATAACCTTAAAGCTATGTTTACACAAGTTTATCCGTATTAAAAAATATACACCGAAACATTGTTCCTATTTAGGAAATATTGATGAACATATTTGTTCATCAAAGCCCCAGTTTTGCTGCAATGAACCCCTATATTCTGCTTGTAAAGAAGAGTCACCGCACCATTCAACTTGTGAAGATGAAGCATACCCTCCTGACTATAAAGCTAAAACGCATTATTTAGGCTGTAAGAATGAATCGGTGTATCCTGCTTGCAAAGCAGAGTCGGCGTATCATTCAACTTGTGAAGATGAAGCATACCCTCCTGACTATAAAGCTAAAACGCATTATTTAGGCTATAAGAATGAATCGGTGTATCCTGCTTGCAAAGAAGAGCCGTCGTATCATCCAGCTTGTGAAGATGAAGCATACCCTCCTGATTGTAAGGATAAAACGCATTATTTAGGCTGTAAAAATGAAGCGTTGTATCCTGCTTATAAAGAGGGCCCGCCGCACCATCCAATTGGTAAAAATAAGCTATACCATTCTGGATTTAAGAATAAACATAAAAATTGTAGTAAGGATAACGAAGTTATTAAATATGGTGAATTTTACCTCCCACAATCAATTCGACTGGTTAATACTAGGAAATCCGCCGCACCATAG
- a CDS encoding SPOCS domain-containing protein — translation MTRKSAEVLGITPPSHFPQCSPGHPHTQFCETDKLCIPYPNPDIHKLLEVCVSVIICSTREICTPIGKKLVIEAKKQIKIKFSTDDSCRSVYSAQFEIPFCTSIVLGDIKHEVIQVSTAIEDITIKRLDNRHLMVTSIIFLCPIFKKQHECSTYNCECHDSCKSQNNNSAGYANPEKDYNNFQANLKNYRSLSEWPADDETEVIRVDGRYYYGK, via the coding sequence GTGACTCGTAAATCTGCTGAAGTGCTAGGCATTACACCACCATCGCACTTTCCACAGTGTTCACCCGGCCATCCGCATACTCAATTCTGTGAAACTGATAAACTATGTATACCTTATCCAAATCCTGATATTCATAAATTATTGGAAGTATGTGTATCTGTAATCATATGCTCAACCAGAGAAATCTGTACACCAATAGGCAAAAAGCTGGTTATTGAGGCTAAAAAACAAATTAAAATAAAATTTTCAACTGATGACTCTTGTCGGTCTGTATATTCTGCTCAATTTGAAATTCCTTTTTGCACATCCATTGTGTTAGGCGATATAAAACATGAAGTAATTCAAGTTAGTACGGCAATAGAAGACATAACTATCAAACGTTTAGATAACAGGCATTTAATGGTTACCAGTATTATATTTTTATGTCCGATATTTAAAAAGCAGCATGAATGTTCAACTTACAACTGTGAATGCCATGATTCATGCAAGAGTCAAAATAATAACTCAGCCGGCTATGCTAACCCTGAAAAAGATTACAATAATTTTCAGGCTAATTTAAAAAACTACCGTTCGTTATCAGAGTGGCCTGCAGATGATGAGACTGAAGTCATCCGTGTTGATGGCCGTTATTATTATGGAAAATAA
- the ilvD gene encoding dihydroxy-acid dehydratase — translation MTLKSDIVKKGSTRAAHRSLFYAMGYTPQELEKPMIGIVNAFNEIIPGHMHLRDVAEAVKVGVAAGGGMPVEFPAIGICDGIAMGHDGMKYPLPSRELIADSIEAVAIGHRFDGLVMIPNCDKIVPGMLMAAARLNIPCVVMSGGPMLAGRYQGRDISVSTMFEAAGLFEAGKITAGELDQMEKSACPGCGSCAGMFTANTMNCMTEALGMALPGNGTIPAAHFGARRMMAKQSGEIIVDLVRRDIKARDIMTLDAFKNAMTVDMGIGGSSNTVLHLTAIAYEAGIELPLALFDEISAKTPYITKLSPGGIYHIQDFNEAGGVSAVLKELSKCGGIHTDALTINGTIADRIEYASIYRPEVIKTVEAPYRHTGGIAILNGNLAPDGAVVKESAVKEDMLTFEGIARVFNSEEEAIDAIISKKIKNGDVVVIRYEGPKGGPGMKEMLNPTAVIVGMGLKVALLTDGRFSGATQGACIGHISPEAMEGGPIAFLEDGDIINIDIPGRKLEFKISPEELDKRRNAWIKPAPKVTTGYLARYAKLVSSANIGAVLK, via the coding sequence ATGACACTAAAGAGTGATATTGTAAAAAAGGGATCAACTAGAGCGGCTCATCGTTCGCTATTTTACGCGATGGGTTATACTCCCCAAGAACTAGAGAAACCAATGATTGGAATTGTTAATGCATTTAATGAAATTATTCCTGGGCATATGCATCTGCGGGATGTAGCTGAAGCCGTAAAAGTTGGCGTGGCCGCAGGGGGCGGTATGCCGGTTGAGTTTCCGGCCATAGGTATCTGTGATGGTATTGCTATGGGGCACGATGGTATGAAATATCCGTTACCTAGCCGTGAACTTATTGCTGATTCCATCGAAGCTGTAGCTATAGGTCACCGGTTTGATGGCTTGGTGATGATTCCTAACTGTGACAAGATTGTCCCAGGCATGCTGATGGCGGCGGCCAGGCTTAATATCCCCTGTGTGGTAATGAGTGGCGGACCTATGCTTGCAGGACGCTACCAGGGACGCGACATCAGTGTGAGTACCATGTTCGAAGCAGCAGGTCTATTTGAAGCCGGTAAGATTACTGCCGGCGAACTAGATCAAATGGAGAAATCTGCATGCCCTGGCTGTGGTTCCTGTGCTGGCATGTTTACTGCCAACACTATGAACTGTATGACTGAAGCACTTGGCATGGCATTACCAGGCAATGGTACAATTCCCGCAGCTCATTTTGGCGCTCGCCGGATGATGGCCAAGCAGTCAGGGGAAATTATCGTTGATTTGGTCAGGCGTGATATTAAGGCTCGTGATATTATGACGCTTGATGCATTTAAAAATGCCATGACCGTTGATATGGGTATAGGTGGATCTTCAAATACTGTATTACATCTTACAGCAATTGCTTATGAAGCGGGGATTGAACTACCGCTGGCGCTTTTTGATGAGATTAGTGCCAAAACTCCCTATATTACTAAACTTAGCCCTGGAGGAATTTACCACATTCAGGATTTTAACGAAGCTGGCGGTGTTTCAGCAGTGTTAAAAGAGCTTAGTAAGTGTGGTGGAATTCATACAGATGCTTTGACGATTAATGGCACTATTGCTGATAGAATCGAATATGCCTCTATTTACCGACCTGAAGTGATTAAGACAGTTGAAGCACCATATCGCCACACAGGTGGTATTGCGATTTTAAATGGTAACCTGGCCCCGGACGGTGCTGTGGTGAAAGAAAGCGCTGTAAAGGAAGATATGCTTACATTTGAAGGAATTGCCCGCGTATTTAACTCTGAAGAAGAAGCCATTGATGCTATAATTAGTAAAAAGATTAAAAATGGTGATGTTGTGGTGATTCGCTACGAGGGGCCTAAGGGTGGACCTGGTATGAAAGAAATGCTTAATCCGACTGCTGTTATTGTGGGTATGGGTCTTAAAGTAGCGCTGTTGACAGACGGGCGCTTTAGCGGTGCTACCCAAGGCGCCTGTATCGGCCATATTTCTCCTGAAGCTATGGAAGGTGGTCCAATTGCTTTCCTGGAAGATGGTGATATTATTAATATTGACATTCCGGGACGTAAGCTTGAATTTAAAATTAGTCCCGAAGAATTAGACAAACGTAGGAATGCCTGGATTAAACCAGCTCCAAAAGTCACCACTGGATACTTGGCAAGATATGCTAAACTAGTTTCATCTGCAAATATTGGTGCCGTACTTAAGTAA